From Candidatus Manganitrophus morganii, the proteins below share one genomic window:
- a CDS encoding M48 family metallopeptidase codes for MEWRGYYLDGQTAHRQTATILLTGSGLKVTTEQEKTFFWPYREIRQTQGFYPGEQIRLEWGGPDPQILLISEEGFLNALHRLAPDQTAHFNDPTRRKRRLKLAFLAALFTVVFSLTLYFWGIPALASMLTPHVPFSWEERMGEAIVDQWVPPESRCREERPSAIIEDLVKKLTGSLPDAPYRFRVIVVDHPLVNAFAVPGGTTVIFRGLLERMQTAEELAAVLAHELQHNLQRHATRSILQDTSMGLLLSALTGDATGGIAFGLQSAKTLGLMHYSRQNEEEADREGMRMLIDAGIDPKGMITFFEMIKKEGMEMPAALKYLSSHPLTEERIERLKRLAKEAQGPFVHLLPDDRWEELLHICQSQAGQPSIE; via the coding sequence ATGGAGTGGCGCGGTTACTACCTCGACGGTCAAACCGCCCATCGGCAAACGGCAACCATTCTCCTCACCGGCAGCGGTCTGAAGGTGACGACCGAGCAGGAGAAGACGTTCTTCTGGCCTTATCGCGAGATTCGCCAGACGCAGGGCTTCTACCCGGGCGAGCAGATCCGGTTGGAATGGGGCGGGCCCGACCCGCAGATCCTTCTCATCTCGGAAGAAGGATTCCTGAATGCCCTTCACCGTCTGGCCCCCGATCAGACGGCCCACTTCAACGACCCGACCCGGCGGAAGCGACGTCTGAAACTCGCTTTCCTTGCCGCTCTTTTTACCGTCGTCTTTTCACTCACCCTTTATTTTTGGGGCATTCCCGCCCTCGCTTCGATGCTCACCCCGCATGTTCCCTTCTCCTGGGAGGAGCGGATGGGGGAGGCGATCGTCGACCAATGGGTCCCGCCGGAGAGCCGATGCAGAGAGGAGCGCCCATCGGCGATCATCGAGGATCTTGTTAAAAAGTTGACCGGCTCTCTTCCGGATGCGCCGTACCGCTTTCGGGTCATCGTCGTCGATCATCCGCTGGTCAATGCTTTTGCCGTGCCGGGCGGGACCACGGTGATCTTTCGAGGGCTGCTGGAGCGGATGCAGACGGCGGAGGAACTCGCCGCCGTCCTCGCGCATGAGTTGCAACACAATCTTCAGCGCCACGCCACGCGATCGATTCTGCAGGACACGTCGATGGGGCTGCTCCTTTCGGCCCTCACCGGAGATGCAACGGGAGGGATCGCATTCGGACTCCAGAGCGCGAAGACATTGGGGCTGATGCACTACAGCCGGCAGAATGAAGAAGAGGCCGATCGGGAGGGAATGCGGATGCTCATTGACGCGGGGATCGACCCGAAGGGAATGATCACCTTCTTCGAAATGATCAAAAAAGAAGGGATGGAAATGCCGGCCGCTTTGAAGTACCTCTCTTCCCATCCGCTGACGGAGGAGCGGATCGAACGGCTGAAGCGCTTGGCAAAAGAAGCCCAAGGCCCGTTCGTCCACCTTCTTCCGGACGACCGATGGGAAGAGCTCCTCCACATTTGCCAATCGCAGGCCGGGCAGCCTTCTATCGAATGA
- a CDS encoding DUF898 domain-containing protein yields MTGSMRCSKCGLTQLARSACKACGAPIAGIASGLPIEPRPAVPQPIKREAVPKSEATETDVNAGGTGLVHPLSFHGTGGALFAIRIINMFLTLVTLGIYHFWGKVRVRNYLWGQMAFNGDRFAYHGTGKELFIGFLKSAVVFGLLYALFQAVPFVPGGLTAQIGVLLLAYGLLLTFIPLAMVGARRYRLSRTSWRGIRFSFRGEAAPFIKLFIGGTLLSIVTLGLYYPIFMVDQYRFMTTHTYFGSKKWEFNGRGGDLWGSFAVAVFLSILTLGLYWFWFLAKKQRYLWEQTTFGAARFRASMTGGGLLLLNLGNIFLLLMTLGLAWPWVVIRNIRYTLSHLTMEGPLDLASVQQESQSASATGEGLGGLLNLDSDFGAA; encoded by the coding sequence ATGACCGGAAGCATGCGGTGTTCCAAATGTGGATTGACCCAGCTGGCCCGATCGGCCTGCAAAGCGTGCGGCGCGCCGATCGCGGGGATCGCTTCCGGTCTTCCAATCGAGCCGCGGCCTGCCGTCCCTCAACCGATCAAAAGGGAAGCGGTGCCGAAATCCGAGGCGACCGAGACCGATGTCAACGCGGGGGGGACAGGCCTCGTCCACCCTCTCTCCTTCCATGGAACAGGAGGGGCGCTCTTCGCCATCCGGATCATCAACATGTTTCTGACCCTGGTGACCCTCGGCATTTATCACTTCTGGGGAAAGGTCCGCGTCCGCAACTACCTTTGGGGGCAGATGGCGTTCAACGGAGATCGATTTGCCTATCACGGCACCGGCAAAGAGCTCTTCATCGGATTCCTCAAGTCGGCCGTGGTATTCGGTCTCCTCTATGCCCTTTTCCAGGCGGTTCCTTTTGTCCCCGGGGGACTCACCGCCCAAATCGGCGTTCTCCTTCTTGCGTATGGCCTCTTATTGACCTTCATTCCCCTTGCCATGGTCGGGGCGCGCCGGTATCGTTTGAGCCGGACCTCCTGGCGGGGGATCCGGTTTTCATTTCGCGGAGAGGCCGCCCCGTTCATCAAGCTTTTCATTGGGGGAACCCTCCTCAGCATCGTGACGTTGGGACTCTACTATCCGATTTTTATGGTCGATCAATATCGATTTATGACCACGCACACTTACTTCGGAAGCAAGAAATGGGAATTCAACGGGCGAGGGGGCGATCTCTGGGGAAGTTTCGCGGTCGCTGTTTTTCTGTCGATCTTGACCCTCGGTCTTTACTGGTTTTGGTTTCTTGCTAAAAAGCAGCGATATTTGTGGGAGCAGACCACCTTCGGCGCGGCCCGCTTCCGGGCTTCTATGACCGGCGGGGGATTGCTCCTTCTGAATCTTGGAAATATTTTTCTTCTTCTGATGACCTTGGGCCTTGCCTGGCCATGGGTGGTCATCCGAAATATTCGCTACACCCTCTCTCACCTCACAATGGAAGGCCCGCTCGATCTGGCGTCGGTTCAGCAGGAGAGCCAGAGCGCCTCGGCCACGGGGGAGGGGCTGGGAGGACTCCTCAATCTTGATTCCGATTTCGGTGCCGCTTGA
- the rlmB gene encoding 23S rRNA (guanosine(2251)-2'-O)-methyltransferase RlmB, with product MRREKTPRDPKPREPRPSLSVEEAVIYGINPVLEALRAKRLNKVFLAPGRGGQEVDEIRTSARQQRATVQTVPRDVLDRMAKTAKHQGVVGLLSAQSYTELDEILQGIRRRGETPFLLVLDEVEDPRNLGAIIRTADAVGVHGVIIPERRAAGLTGVVSKASAGAVVHVPVARVVNISATIDRLKKENIWTVGIEAGAPTSYLEYDFADPVAVVVGAEGKGVHQKVLEHCDQVVSLPMRGKVSSLNVSVAVGVVAYEVLRQRNERLKKGAN from the coding sequence ATGAGAAGAGAGAAAACCCCCAGAGATCCAAAGCCAAGGGAGCCGCGGCCTTCGCTCTCCGTCGAAGAGGCGGTGATCTACGGGATCAATCCGGTCCTGGAGGCGCTCCGGGCGAAGCGGCTGAACAAGGTCTTCCTGGCGCCGGGCCGGGGCGGCCAGGAGGTCGACGAGATCCGGACCAGTGCCCGGCAGCAGCGGGCGACGGTCCAGACGGTTCCGCGCGATGTGCTCGACCGGATGGCCAAGACCGCCAAACATCAGGGGGTGGTCGGTCTTCTCTCGGCCCAAAGTTATACCGAGCTGGATGAGATTCTACAGGGAATTCGACGGCGCGGGGAAACTCCTTTTCTCCTGGTCCTCGACGAGGTCGAAGACCCGCGTAACTTGGGGGCGATCATCCGGACCGCCGATGCCGTCGGCGTCCATGGGGTAATCATCCCGGAGCGGCGCGCGGCCGGGTTGACCGGCGTGGTTTCGAAAGCGTCGGCCGGCGCGGTGGTTCATGTTCCCGTGGCGCGGGTGGTCAATATCTCGGCGACGATCGACCGGCTGAAAAAAGAGAACATCTGGACCGTCGGAATCGAGGCGGGAGCGCCGACCTCTTATTTGGAGTATGATTTTGCCGATCCGGTCGCCGTTGTCGTCGGCGCGGAAGGGAAAGGGGTCCATCAAAAAGTGCTCGAGCACTGCGATCAGGTCGTCTCACTGCCGATGCGGGGGAAGGTTTCTTCGCTCAACGTCTCGGTCGCCGTCGGCGTGGTCGCGTACGAAGTTTTAAGGCAACGCAACGAAAGATTAAAGAAAGGAGCAAATTAA
- the cysS gene encoding cysteine--tRNA ligase — translation MLKISNTLSGEKEPWSPMMDKEVRLYVCGVTVYDHCHLGHARSAIVFDVVRNYLEYKGLSVHYIKNFTDVDDKIIRRAQQEGKEWKEISEKYIASYEEDMARLGVRLPTAAPKATEYIPEMIGLIEALISKGIAYPVDGDVYYEVAKFPSYGKLSKQKLDEMISGARVEVDERKKSPLDFALWKSSKPGEPAWESPWGMGRPGWHIECSAMSMKLLGETLDLHGGGKDLIFPHHENEIAQSEAATGKEFVRTWIHHGFVTVDQEKMSKSLGNFFTVKEIFEKSPRFPEAMIAEVIRFYLLSTHYRSPVDFSDQSLKTAKSGLDHFYELFQKLEEMNLQSISPANSVAAGSEWDRFREAFEAAMEDDFNTARAIGVLQEFRSEVNARMSKGEDSFLGIAKALLKGLGGVLGLFRNPPSEWSHQPWEKGLPAKAAFDEAAIQSLLREREEARRKKDWKKSDEIRDRLAQAGIVLEDRPDGTTRVKR, via the coding sequence ATGCTAAAAATCAGCAATACTCTTTCCGGCGAAAAGGAGCCGTGGTCCCCGATGATGGACAAAGAGGTCCGCCTCTATGTCTGCGGCGTGACCGTCTACGATCATTGCCACCTCGGCCATGCGCGGTCGGCGATCGTCTTCGATGTAGTCAGAAATTATCTGGAGTACAAGGGGCTCTCGGTGCACTATATCAAAAATTTCACCGATGTCGATGATAAGATCATCCGCCGTGCGCAGCAGGAGGGGAAGGAGTGGAAGGAGATTTCTGAAAAGTATATCGCCTCCTACGAAGAGGACATGGCCCGGCTGGGGGTGCGGCTTCCGACGGCGGCGCCGAAGGCGACCGAATACATCCCCGAAATGATCGGACTGATCGAGGCATTGATCTCGAAAGGGATCGCTTATCCTGTAGACGGGGATGTCTATTACGAGGTGGCGAAGTTTCCCTCGTATGGAAAGCTCTCGAAGCAGAAGCTCGACGAGATGATTTCGGGCGCGCGGGTGGAGGTCGATGAGCGAAAGAAAAGCCCGCTCGACTTCGCCCTCTGGAAATCGTCGAAGCCGGGGGAGCCGGCCTGGGAGAGCCCCTGGGGGATGGGGAGACCGGGGTGGCATATCGAGTGCTCGGCGATGTCGATGAAGCTGCTGGGGGAGACCCTCGATCTGCACGGCGGCGGCAAGGATTTGATCTTCCCGCATCATGAAAACGAAATCGCCCAATCGGAGGCGGCGACCGGAAAGGAGTTCGTCCGGACCTGGATTCACCATGGCTTCGTCACCGTCGATCAGGAGAAGATGTCGAAGTCGCTCGGCAATTTCTTCACGGTGAAAGAAATCTTCGAGAAGTCCCCTCGATTTCCAGAGGCGATGATCGCCGAGGTGATTCGCTTCTACCTTCTCTCGACCCATTATCGATCTCCGGTCGATTTTTCCGATCAGAGCCTCAAGACGGCGAAGAGCGGTCTCGATCATTTCTATGAGCTTTTTCAGAAGTTGGAGGAGATGAATTTGCAATCGATCTCTCCCGCAAACAGTGTTGCGGCCGGTTCGGAGTGGGATCGGTTCCGAGAGGCGTTCGAAGCGGCGATGGAGGATGACTTTAATACTGCCCGTGCGATCGGTGTGCTTCAGGAGTTTCGCTCCGAGGTCAATGCCCGGATGTCAAAGGGGGAAGATTCATTTCTAGGGATCGCGAAAGCGCTTCTGAAGGGGCTCGGCGGTGTCCTCGGCCTCTTCCGAAATCCTCCTTCCGAGTGGAGTCATCAACCCTGGGAGAAAGGTCTTCCAGCGAAGGCCGCGTTCGATGAGGCGGCGATCCAATCGCTCCTCCGCGAACGGGAGGAAGCGCGCCGGAAGAAAGATTGGAAGAAGTCGGATGAGATCCGGGATCGGCTGGCCCAAGCGGGGATTGTCCTCGAAGACCGGCCGGACGGGACAACGCGGGTGAAGCGATGA
- a CDS encoding protein-L-isoaspartate(D-aspartate) O-methyltransferase, with amino-acid sequence MNHFETARRRMVEDQLIPRGIKDERVLAAMRKVPRHLFVEEAFRDRAYGDHALPIGERQTISQPYMVALMSEALALKGTEKVLEIGTGSGYQTAVLAELAARVCSIERIQFLVSKAWKMIEELGYRNAVIRQADGSFGWKDEAPFDAILVAAGAPQIPSVLMDQLKVGGRMVIPIGERTSQTLKKIVKEEKGPVTVSITPCLFVPFLGASGWSKEEESTGTDAHK; translated from the coding sequence ATGAATCATTTTGAGACCGCGCGGCGCCGCATGGTCGAAGACCAGCTGATCCCCAGGGGGATCAAGGACGAGCGGGTGCTGGCGGCGATGCGGAAGGTCCCCCGGCATCTCTTCGTCGAGGAGGCGTTTCGCGACCGGGCCTATGGCGACCATGCCCTTCCGATCGGGGAGAGGCAGACGATCTCCCAGCCGTACATGGTGGCGTTGATGTCGGAGGCGCTGGCGCTGAAGGGGACCGAGAAGGTGTTGGAGATTGGGACCGGATCGGGCTATCAGACGGCGGTGCTGGCGGAATTGGCGGCGCGGGTCTGCTCGATCGAGCGGATTCAATTCTTGGTTTCGAAGGCGTGGAAGATGATTGAAGAGCTCGGCTACCGGAACGCCGTCATCCGACAGGCCGATGGCTCTTTCGGCTGGAAGGACGAGGCCCCGTTCGATGCGATCCTGGTCGCCGCGGGAGCGCCTCAGATTCCGTCGGTCTTAATGGATCAGCTCAAGGTCGGCGGGAGGATGGTGATCCCCATCGGAGAGCGGACGTCGCAAACGCTGAAGAAGATCGTCAAGGAAGAAAAAGGGCCTGTCACCGTCTCGATCACACCCTGTCTTTTTGTTCCGTTCTTGGGGGCGTCCGGTTGGAGCAAGGAAGAGGAATCGACGGGAACGGACGCTCATAAATGA
- the surE gene encoding 5'/3'-nucleotidase SurE — translation MSKKEKLILATNDDGVHSPGLHQLADALKEVGKVVVIAPDRERNAAGHALTLHKPLRADELRPGVFSVNGTPTDCVNLGVLYLLKNARPDLIVSGINKGGNLGDDVTYSGTVSAAMEGTLLGIPSIAFSQLGDGQYHFETAARFAVGLVRLVLKEGLSREVFLNVNAPNLPPNEIKGVRITTLGKRVFDDSTIIENTDPRGRKYFWIGLNGMKWEKRKNSDHEAVERGEISVTPLHLDLTHHETVERLRSWKEQLETEIG, via the coding sequence TTGAGCAAGAAGGAAAAGCTCATTCTGGCGACGAATGATGACGGCGTCCACTCGCCCGGCCTGCATCAGCTGGCCGACGCACTCAAAGAGGTCGGCAAGGTGGTGGTGATCGCCCCCGATCGTGAACGGAACGCGGCGGGCCATGCCTTGACTCTTCATAAGCCGCTTCGCGCCGATGAGCTCCGTCCGGGGGTGTTCAGCGTCAACGGGACGCCGACCGACTGCGTCAATCTCGGGGTGCTCTACTTATTGAAGAACGCGCGGCCCGATTTGATCGTCTCCGGGATCAATAAGGGAGGGAATCTCGGCGACGACGTGACCTATTCCGGGACGGTCTCTGCGGCGATGGAGGGGACCCTTCTCGGAATTCCTTCGATCGCTTTCTCCCAACTGGGCGACGGCCAGTATCACTTCGAAACGGCGGCGCGGTTTGCCGTCGGGCTGGTGCGGCTGGTTCTGAAGGAGGGGCTTTCGCGGGAGGTCTTCCTCAACGTCAATGCCCCGAATCTTCCCCCGAACGAGATCAAGGGTGTTCGGATCACCACGCTCGGCAAGCGGGTTTTCGACGACAGCACCATCATCGAGAACACCGATCCGCGCGGGAGAAAATATTTCTGGATCGGCCTCAACGGAATGAAATGGGAGAAGCGGAAGAATTCCGATCATGAGGCGGTCGAGCGCGGGGAGATCTCGGTGACCCCGCTTCATCTCGATCTCACCCATCACGAAACGGTCGAACGGCTCCGCTCCTGGAAAGAGCAGCTGGAGACGGAGATCGGTTGA
- a CDS encoding MerR family transcriptional regulator — MQDKLFYKIGEVSQLTGLEAYVLRFWESEFPALHPKKSKGNQRVYTKREIDLILQIKKLLYQEGMTIAGAKKKLNGAPVPSDPPMREPRHEETLDRVRRELEEVLHILS, encoded by the coding sequence ATGCAGGACAAACTCTTTTATAAGATTGGGGAGGTCAGTCAGCTCACCGGCCTGGAAGCATACGTCCTCCGTTTTTGGGAATCGGAGTTTCCGGCCCTTCATCCGAAGAAGAGTAAAGGAAACCAACGGGTCTACACGAAGCGGGAGATCGATCTGATCCTTCAGATCAAGAAGCTCCTTTACCAGGAGGGGATGACGATCGCGGGGGCGAAGAAGAAATTGAACGGCGCCCCCGTTCCATCGGATCCGCCGATGAGAGAACCCCGTCACGAAGAGACCCTCGATCGGGTTCGAAGGGAACTGGAAGAAGTTTTACACATTTTAAGTTAG
- a CDS encoding integration host factor subunit alpha, whose protein sequence is MRKADIANEVFDKLGISKKESADILEVILNSIKEVLKKGEMVKVAGFGNFVVRQKRARKGRNPKTGEEIGITPRRVVTFRPSQVFKKFVNQ, encoded by the coding sequence ATGAGAAAAGCCGACATCGCCAATGAAGTCTTCGACAAGTTAGGAATCTCTAAGAAGGAATCGGCCGATATTCTTGAAGTCATACTGAATTCAATCAAGGAGGTCCTCAAGAAAGGGGAGATGGTCAAGGTCGCCGGTTTTGGAAATTTTGTCGTTCGACAGAAGCGGGCTCGGAAGGGTCGAAATCCAAAGACAGGCGAGGAGATCGGAATCACCCCCCGCCGTGTGGTGACATTCAGACCGAGCCAGGTCTTTAAAAAGTTCGTCAACCAGTAG